Within the Flavobacterium sp. N502536 genome, the region GTTTTCTTAATTGGTTCTTTTGGAGCGTCGAGTGTACTGGTTTACGGAATCATTCAAAGCCCGTTCTCGCAACCCCGAAATTTAATTGGAGGCCATGTAATCTCAGCAATTATTGGCGTAACTGTAAACCAGTTAATTCCTGACATCGTTTGGCTGTCTGCGCCTCTGGCCGTTTCCTTTTCGATTATTTTTATGCAAATCACCAAAACGCTTCATCCTCCCGGAGGAGCGACAGCACTTATTGCGGTTACAGGTTCCGCTCAGATAAAAGACCTTGGTTATATGTATGTGCTTTCGCCTGTTTTAGACGGGGTGCTTATTTTGTTTATAACGGCATTAATTTTTAATAATATGACGTCAAGCAGAAGTTATCCTAGCCATAGCACCTACCACAAACACTATCACAAAATCAGAAAACGATTCATCAAAAAGTAATTGAATTTTTCACGACAGCCCTTCTGAGTCAGATCAGCGCCTATTTCGTGCAAAAGGCTGGCACACTGTGGCACCGGACAGATAAAAAATCTTTTCAACAAATCGTGCTTCACAATTCATAAATCATTATTTATATTTTACCTTTGCCCTCTCAATAAAAACAAAGATTATGGTTTATAAATTTAGAGTAATTCTAGACGCCGAAGAAGATATTTTTAGAGACATTGCAATTCTTGAAGATGATACTCTTGAGGATTTACACAATGCGATCTTCAACGCTTTTGGTTTTGACGGAATGGAAGTAGCTTCGTTTTATACCTGCGACGAAACCTGGAATCAAGAGGATGAAATTCCACTTTTTGATACTGGTGATGTTCCTGGCGAACAAAGAACTATGGGCGATTATCCGTTATCTTCTATTTTAGACAAAGAAAACACCAAAATCATCTATGTGTATGATTTCATCAATATGTGGACATTCTTAGTAGAATTAGCTGCTGTTGAAGATCAAATCGCAGGAGCTCCATACCCTGAAACCTTATTCTCACACGGAGAAATGCCGGACGAAGCTATCGAAAAAAGCTTTGAAGCCGACATGCACGACGACATCTACGGAGAATTTGAAGACGATCTTGATGAAGACGATCTTGACATGTTTGAAGGCGACGACAGTTTTGAAGATTACGGATTTGAGGAGAATTGGAATTAGTTTGTAAGGTTCTAAGGTTCTGAGATACTAAGGTTCTGAGGTTTTAACTTGAAAGTTTTTTCTTATATTTAATTTTTCAAATTAAATATATTTAGACATGAGTAACTTTAGAAGTTTGCTTATCTGGCAGAAATCAATGACCCTGACAACCAAAATTTATTTTTCAACAAACAATTTTCCTAAAGAAGAAATCTTCGGATTAACTTCACAAATCAGACGCAGCTCGATTTCTATACCTTGCAATATCGCAGAAGGATTTGGGAGAGCTAGCGATAAAGAACTTTTACGCTTTTTAAACATTTCTGTTGGGTCTTTATTCGAAATGCAGACTCAGCTGGAAATCGCAAAAAACATATCTTATTTAAAAGAAGACGATTTTAACAACTTATATGAGGATAGTCGGGAAGTAGAAAGAATGTTAGTTTCTTTTATTAAAAAAATAAAAAACAGAAACTAAACCTTACTACCTTAGACACTTAGAACCTCAGTACCTAAAAAAAAATGATAAACTTATTCAACACCCACATCGAGACGCTTGCGATACACCGCGTAGGAAACAAAAGCAGAAACGAAGCGATTTTTTTATCGGAACAGCCATTTAATTTAAATGATGAGATCGTTCCTTTGATAAAAGAATACTTTTTTAAGCCTTTCAGAGAGAAGGAAGAAAACTATTATCAGTTTGCGCACGAAGTCGATTTGGATTACAACGATATGTTTAAATATGCTACAGAGATTTTTGACAATCCTGGAAATTTACAGGAGATCTCAAAGCGAATCACGACACATTTATTCGAACAGTCCAATCACCCGCATATTAAAAACGGAGAGGTTTACATCACCTATCTGACGAACTTAAGTATTGACAACAATGTTGTGGATGCCATCGGAATTTTTAAAAGCGAGTTGCAAGCCGACTTTTTACAATTTGAAGAAAAAGACAGCAACCTTGAAATGATCTTGCAACAAGGGATCAACCTAAGCAAATTAGACAAAGGCTGTTTGATTTTTAACTATAAAAAAGAAGAGGGATACAAAATCCTTACTGTTGACAGCAACCGTTATGATGCGCGTTACTGGTTAGAGCACTTTTTATCTGTTGATGCTTTTGAGGATGAAAACTTCATCACTAAAAAATACTTAAAATTCTGCCAGAACTTTGCTAAAGATGTTGTTTTACCGGCAGAAGACAAAAAAGAAGAAGTAATGTTCATGAACCGATCTGTGAATTATTTCGCGAAAAACGATCAGTTTGAAGAACAAAATTTCTTAAACGAAGTATTAGACAATCCGGACTTAATTCCTGAATTCAAAAACTATAAAGTGGATAAGGGAGAAAAATACAGCATCGAAGATGTAACCTCATTCCCTATTGCCAATGCAGCGGTTTCAGACGCCCGAAAATCAATCAAAAACGTAATCAATCTGGACACTCACATTCAGATCAAAATGGATTTCATTAATCCGGAAAGCGCTGAGAAATTTGTTGAAAAAGGTTGGGATGAAGAAAAACAAATGTATTACTACTTAGTGTATTTCAATAAAGAAGAAAAAAGCTAAGAGTCATTCATTTTCTATTACTTACTTAAAGCAAAAAACGGCAACTACACTAGTAATTGCCGTTTTTTATTTACTTTTACATATACGAAAGAAAAAACCTACTAAACAAAACAAAGTGATAACATACGTAACTACCTACTTATCAGAAGAACATGAGGTAATACAAAACACCGAAAGAGCGACCGAATTAAGTGAAATAAATACTTTTGAAAAAACAATAGTCTATAAATACACTAAAGATGCTTTTCAGGAATTAAATCAGGATTTGCTAAAAAATGGAGGACAAAACGATTCTCCCTTTGGCACTTTTTTAGAAATGACATTAGATAAGCTACCTTCTTACAGAGACATCGTATATCGTGGCACATTTTTAAGTCCAAAAGCTCTAGAAAAATATACAACAGCTTTAGAAAAAGGAACTGATGTCACCGAACATTCTTTTTTTTCGACTTCAAAATCCAGATCAATTGCTGAAGGTTTTGGAACTACTCTTTTGAGAATTGTGTCAAAAAATGGAAAAGAAATTGAAAAAATCAGTAAATTTGGTATTCATGAAAACCCAAATGAACAGGAAGTTTTGTTCAAACTAAATTCAACATTTAGTGTCTTATCAATAGAAGGCAATTTAATAACCTTAGAAGAGATCTAATATGGCAACTTTAAAGAAAAAAGAAACACTGGATCTGCTAACCATCACAGACCTTCCCAATAGTCAAGCTATAATAGCATTATTCAAAAAATACAGCGATGCATTTCATTTAAAAAACAATACTGAGTTAAGCTTAGAAAATTGTTCTCTTATATTGAATGCAATATTGTATTCGCATAAGGTACAGACTACTAAGGACAAATTAGAAATTATTGACGCTATTGATTCTATTAAAAAGGTTCAGGAAAGAATAGCACTGAAATCAGGAAAAATTTCAAAAGAAGAAATAGAAAAAGCTGCAAAAAGTTTAGGACAAAAAGTGCAGTCTTCACTTGAAGACTAAACAAAAAAAAACGGCAACTACACTAGTAATTGCCGTTTTTTATTTATGTGTCGTTTCAAAATCATAGTATTGAAAACGTCGCTTTTACAATATCGTCATAGACTTGTTTATCTCTTTCTCCGGTTCTAGCCAAAACCCGAACACCCGAATACGCATTAAAAAGAAACCGCGCTAATACTCTGGCAGCATTCTTTGTGGAAATATGTCCTGCATCCTGGCCTTTTTGAACCGCTTTGGTAAAAATCTCTTCCATCGTCTGCCTGTTATTCTGTACAATTTTTGCAATCCCTTCGTCATGCATCGCTAGTTCGACAGAAGAATTCACCATAAAACAGCCTTTGGTAATACGATCTTCCAGACTTTCCAGTACCGCCTGCTTAAAAACCTCAAGCAAAGTTTCCTTAATATTAGCTGACTGCTCAAAAAGCTGTGCTATCTGTTCCTGACCATTCTTCTGATAACGTTCTAAAGA harbors:
- a CDS encoding HPP family protein, producing MPTSKIKRGYRKTRYILYKETLIDYKEHFWSFIGSFVGIGILSYLESIRFSGTDIVFLIGSFGASSVLVYGIIQSPFSQPRNLIGGHVISAIIGVTVNQLIPDIVWLSAPLAVSFSIIFMQITKTLHPPGGATALIAVTGSAQIKDLGYMYVLSPVLDGVLILFITALIFNNMTSSRSYPSHSTYHKHYHKIRKRFIKK
- a CDS encoding plasmid pRiA4b ORF-3 family protein — translated: MVYKFRVILDAEEDIFRDIAILEDDTLEDLHNAIFNAFGFDGMEVASFYTCDETWNQEDEIPLFDTGDVPGEQRTMGDYPLSSILDKENTKIIYVYDFINMWTFLVELAAVEDQIAGAPYPETLFSHGEMPDEAIEKSFEADMHDDIYGEFEDDLDEDDLDMFEGDDSFEDYGFEENWN
- a CDS encoding four helix bundle protein, whose amino-acid sequence is MSNFRSLLIWQKSMTLTTKIYFSTNNFPKEEIFGLTSQIRRSSISIPCNIAEGFGRASDKELLRFLNISVGSLFEMQTQLEIAKNISYLKEDDFNNLYEDSREVERMLVSFIKKIKNRN
- a CDS encoding nucleoid-associated protein, which translates into the protein MINLFNTHIETLAIHRVGNKSRNEAIFLSEQPFNLNDEIVPLIKEYFFKPFREKEENYYQFAHEVDLDYNDMFKYATEIFDNPGNLQEISKRITTHLFEQSNHPHIKNGEVYITYLTNLSIDNNVVDAIGIFKSELQADFLQFEEKDSNLEMILQQGINLSKLDKGCLIFNYKKEEGYKILTVDSNRYDARYWLEHFLSVDAFEDENFITKKYLKFCQNFAKDVVLPAEDKKEEVMFMNRSVNYFAKNDQFEEQNFLNEVLDNPDLIPEFKNYKVDKGEKYSIEDVTSFPIANAAVSDARKSIKNVINLDTHIQIKMDFINPESAEKFVEKGWDEEKQMYYYLVYFNKEEKS
- a CDS encoding ADP-ribosyltransferase, with product MITYVTTYLSEEHEVIQNTERATELSEINTFEKTIVYKYTKDAFQELNQDLLKNGGQNDSPFGTFLEMTLDKLPSYRDIVYRGTFLSPKALEKYTTALEKGTDVTEHSFFSTSKSRSIAEGFGTTLLRIVSKNGKEIEKISKFGIHENPNEQEVLFKLNSTFSVLSIEGNLITLEEI
- a CDS encoding TetR/AcrR family transcriptional regulator, with translation MARTKEFNEDQALDKAIEIFWHKGYNGTSASDLVTHLGLSRSSLYDTFGDKQQLFVRSLERYQKNGQEQIAQLFEQSANIKETLLEVFKQAVLESLEDRITKGCFMVNSSVELAMHDEGIAKIVQNNRQTMEEIFTKAVQKGQDAGHISTKNAARVLARFLFNAYSGVRVLARTGERDKQVYDDIVKATFSIL